A stretch of DNA from Penaeus chinensis breed Huanghai No. 1 chromosome 1, ASM1920278v2, whole genome shotgun sequence:
atataaaaaacttaaTGTACCACATTAATGGGTCAATAATTAATTGAAATAAAATTATGGAGAATAATAGATTTAAAATTAAAGCCCGCTGGTCATATCAGCTATCTTCGAACGCGCGCATAGAGTCGGTCTCTTGTAAAACGATGGAatatcagaaaaataaataatgtaaaagaGATAACTCACCTAAAAttgtattataatgatgaaataaaataaaaggaggaaaagaaattcGAAATAAAAGACCACAGGATATATTATCCATGCTCGAACGCGCGGCAGGAGTCAGTCTCGAAAATGGCCGACGCTCGATAGCGGGCAGGGCGGACTCGCAGCGGATTTTTGTGATTACTGAATGATATTACTTCTACCGAGTGCATAATGTGGTGCAAAGAGCTCTTGAATGGTGGCTGTGTGAGGTGGATCCGTCCTCTGAAAGCTTAGGGATCGAATATGAGGGTGAAAATAGCTCAGAGGTTATAGCATGATCGTGGGAGAGTCGATGGTGAGTCGATTAACGAAAGGCTTGTTTCGGgagagttaaaaaagaaaagaaaaattacgaTTCGACACCCTCCTCTAGCCATCCAACATGTGGAATATGATGTGTGACGTGATGCCCACCATCGCTGAGGACAGCATCTCTCAGCGGGGCTCGCAATTCAGCGGAGACGACGCCAACTTTGAGCAGCTGATGGTGTCGATGCTGGACGAGAGAGACAAGCTGCTCGACACCATCAGAGAGACGCAGGAGAGACTCAGCGAGATCGAGACCAAGTACCAGGAgctcgagaaggagagggacagccTGCAGAGACAGCTCGACGCCAATCTCCCGCAGGTAAAGTAACAGGACGAGTGGGAGTGTGGAAGGGGGTGCGAGTTGGGGATTCCTGGGGTGGGAGAGGTCGATG
This window harbors:
- the LOC125028666 gene encoding liprin-alpha-2-like, which produces MWNMMCDVMPTIAEDSISQRGSQFSGDDANFEQLMVSMLDERDKLLDTIRETQERLSEIETKYQELEKERDSLQRQLDANLPQVNFRELAACSIAVTGEGEGRKKEEEGIGGGRRWRWEEKEEGGRRRWEVIMRMLIIMEKRRKHCGGP